A region of Neovison vison isolate M4711 chromosome 7, ASM_NN_V1, whole genome shotgun sequence DNA encodes the following proteins:
- the RAB39A gene encoding ras-related protein Rab-39A, with protein sequence METIWIYQFRLIVIGDSTVGKSCLLHRFTQGRFPGLRSPACDPTVGVDFFSRLLEIEPGKRIKLQLWDTAGQERFRSITRSYYRNSVGGFLVFDITNRRSFEHVKDWLEEAKMHVQPFRIVFLLVGHKCDLASRRQVTREEAENLSADCGMKYIETSAKDATNVEESFTILTRDIYELIKRGEICIQDGWEGVKSGFVPNTVHSSEEAVKPRKECFC encoded by the exons ATGGAGACCATCTGGATCTACCAGTTCCGCCTCATCGTGATCGGGGACTCCACGGTGGGCAAGTCGTGCCTCCTGCACCGCTTCACGCAGGGCCGCTTCCCCGGGCTGCGCTCCCCCGCCTGCGACCCCACGGTCGGCGTGGACTTCTTCTCCCGCCTGCTGGAGATCGAGCCTGGCAAGCGGATCAAGCTGCAGCTGTGGGACACGGCGGGGCAGGAGCGCTTCAG ATCAATAACACGATCTTACTACCGCAACTCAGTTGGTGGGTTTTTGGTGTTTGACATCACCAACCGACGGTCTTTCGAACACGTGAAAGATTGGCTGGAGGAGGCAAAAATGCACGTGCAGCCGTTTCGGATTGTGTTTCTGCTGGTGGGGCACAAGTGTGACTTGGCTTCGCGACGTCAGGTGACGAGGGAAGAAGCCGAAAACCTGTCCGCAGACTGTGGTATGAAGTATATAGAAACCTCTGCCAAAGACGCCACAAATGTCGAGGAATCCTTCACCATCTTGACGAGAGACATTTATGAGCTTATTAAAAGGGGGGAAATTTGTATTCAGGATGGCTGGGAAGGGGTTAAAAGTGGTTTTGTTCCAAATACTGTGCATTCTTCCGAGGAGGCAGTGAAGCCCAGAAAAGAGTGCTTCTGCTGA